The following are encoded together in the Juglans microcarpa x Juglans regia isolate MS1-56 chromosome 2D, Jm3101_v1.0, whole genome shotgun sequence genome:
- the LOC121250547 gene encoding senescence-specific cysteine protease SAG39-like codes for MGFSNQCIYLALILTLGALASQVAARTLQDAAMREMHEQWMARYGRLYENNQEKEKRLKIFKENVALIESFNNIGNQPYKLGVNQFADLTNDEFKASRNRFKGHECSTKTSSFKYQNVTTLPSSMDWRKKGAVTPIKDQGQCGCCWAFSAVAAMEGITKLKSGKLISLSEQELVDCDIKGVDQGCSGGLMDNAFQFIQNNHGLTTEANYPYTGVDGTCNTKGEANHAANINGYEDVPANSENALLKAVANQPISVAIDAGGSDFQFYSSGIFTGECGTSLDHGVTAVGYGVTSDGTKYWLVKNSWGTEWGEEGYIRMQRDVDAKEGLCGIAMQASYPTA; via the exons ATGGGCTTCTCTAACCAATGCATTTATTTGGCTTTGATCCTCACTTTGGGAGCTTTGGCTTCTCAAGTTGCTGCTCGCACCCTACAAGATGCGGCAATGCGTGAGATGCATGAGCAATGGATGGCTCGTTATGGACGGTTATACGAAAATAATCAGGAGAAGGAGAAGCGTTTGAAGATATTTAAGGAAAATGTGGCGCTTATAGAATCTTTCAACAACATTGGGAACCAACCATACAAGTTAGGAGTCAACCAATTTGCAGATCTTACGAATGATGAGTTCAAAGCCTCACGAAATAGATTCAAGGGGCATGAGTGCTCAACAAAGACTTCTtccttcaaatatcaaaatgtgACTACATTGCCGTCTTCCATGGATTGGAGAAAGAAAGGAGCCGTAACACCCATCAAAGACCAAGGCCAATGTG GATGTTGCTGGGCATTTTCAGCAGTGGCAGCCATGGAAGGAATTACTAAGCTAAAAAGTGGTAAATTAATCTCTTTGTCAGAGCAAGAGCTGGTTGACTGCGATATTAAAGGAGTGGACCAAGGTTGCAGTGGTGGTTTGATGGACAATGCTTTCCAGTTCATCCAAAACAATCATGGTCTCACTACGGAAGCCAACTATCCTTACACAGGTGTGGATGGAACCTGCAACACAAAGGGAGAAGCCAACCATGCAGCCAACATAAACGGCTACGAAGATGTGCCAGCCAACAGCGAGAATGCACTTCTTAAGGCTGTAGCTAATCAGCCAATTTCTGTTGCCATAGATGCTGGAGGATCTGACTTCCAATTCTATTCAAGCGGAATTTTTACAGGAGAGTGTGGTACTAGCCTAGACCATGGCGTTACTGCTGTTGGTTATGGGGTTACTAGTGATGGGACCAAGTATTGGCTGGTGAAGAACTCATGGGGTACAGAATGGGGTGAAGAAGGGTACATAAGGATGCAAAGAGATGTTGATGCAAAGGAAGGCCTATGTGGTATAGCTATGCAAGCCTCTTATCCGACCGCATAG
- the LOC121251233 gene encoding senescence-specific cysteine protease SAG39-like produces MGFSNQCQCICFALILTLGALASQVAARTLQDVTMREMHEQWMARYGRLYENNQEKEKRLKIFKENVALIESFNGVGNKPYKLGVNQFADLTNEEFKASKNRFKGHECSTKTSSFKYQNVTALPSTMDWRKKGAVTPIKDQGQCGCCWAFSAVAAMEGITKLKSGKLISLSEQELVDCDIKGVDQGCSGGLMDNAFQFIQNNHGLTTEANYPYTGVDGTCNTKGEANHAANINGYEDVPANSEKALLKAVANQPISVAIDAGGSDFQFYSSGIFTGECGTSLDHGVTAVGYGVTSDGTKYWLVKNSWGTEWGEEGYIRMQRDIDAKEGLCGIAMQASYPTA; encoded by the exons ATGGGCTTCTCTAACCAATGCCAATgcatttgttttgctttgatccTCACTTTGGGAGCTTTGGCTTCTCAAGTTGCTGCTCGCACCCTCCAAGATGTGACAATGCGTGAGATGCATGAACAATGGATGGCTCGTTATGGACGGTTATACGAAAATAATCAGGAGAAGGAGAAGCGTTTGAAGATATTTAAGGAAAATGTGGCGCTTATAGAATCTTTCAACGGCGTTGGAAACAAACCTTACAAGTTAGGAGTCAACCAATTTGCCGATCTTACGAATGAAGAGTTCAAAGCCTCAAAAAATAGATTCAAGGGGCATGAGTGCTCTACAAAGACTTCTtccttcaaatatcaaaatgtgACTGCATTGCCTTCTACTATGGATTGGAGAAAGAAGGGAGCTGTAACACCCATCAAAGACCAAGGCCAATGTG GATGTTGCTGGGCATTTTCAGCAGTGGCAGCCATGGAAGGAATTACTAAGCTAAAAAGTGGTAAACTAATCTCATTGTCAGAGCAAGAGTTGGTTGACTGCGACATTAAAGGAGTGGACCAAGGTTGTAGTGGTGGTTTGATGGACAATGCTTTCCAGTTCATCCAAAACAATCACGGTCTCACTACAGAAGCCAACTATCCTTACACAGGTGTGGATGGAACCTGCAACACAAAGGGAGAAGCCAACCATGCAGCCAACATTAACGGCTACGAAGATGTGCCAGCCAACAGTGAGAAGGCACTTCTTAAGGCTGTAGCTAATCAGCCAATTTCTGTTGCCATAGATGCTGGAGGATCTGACTTCCAATTCTATTCAAGCGGAATTTTTACAGGAGAGTGTGGTACTAGCCTAGACCATGGCGTTACTGCTGTTGGTTATGGTGTCACTAGTGATGGGACCAAGTATTGGCTGGTGAAGAACTCATGGGGTACAGAATGGGGTGAAGAAGGGTACATAAGGATGCAAAGAGATATTGATGCAAAGGAAGGCCTATGTGGTATAGCTATGCAAGCCTCTTATCCGACGGCATAG